agagaagaaaaaaaaaaaagaaaacctcgagaatcatatgcaacgagtttttctttttattttctgaatTCACTACATACTTATCATGTGGCTTTTGCACACAGGGATTGTCGTGCTGCCATCATACACACGAGGGGATGTTTTGGACTGCATGCATGCACTTTGTAAATAGACCTAACCTTCCTTCCCAACCCGCATACTCCGATGCTTCAAGGGTATTGTAGTCCTCAGGATGTCTGCTTCCAATCAAGTTTCAATTAACATCAGAGTTAGTTAcatattgactcataataaataattaataaaacaatatatataatttaagtttaaaaaatgatTAAGATCCATTTTAACTTATGTAGTTTTGGTAATGAATCAGTTCATCCATGTTTAAAATaatccatatatttttaaaaacataaaatataaGTTATTTCGGTCAGTTAACAAACATTAGAATATGCTTATATTGCGTGGAGGTGTCGTCGTGAAAATGACCACCAACAACAACACCGAACTACTGCTACTGCCTAATAGGACATCGTATGCTTGTAACCTCTGACGAGCTCATAAGCTTATGGTCCTACCTTATGTGGATATGCATCGACCAGTTCGACCCTAAGCATGTAATGGTCTCTTGATCCATCTTTCTCCTCCTGGACATTTTTGTCTCCATCGCCTTTcacttcgtcctctcctacgtCTTCATCCGTCGTGCCTACGATATGATGATCTAGCTCTCCCTCATCTTTGGCTCCGACCTCTCCTACCTCTGTCTCTCCGCCTTCGTCCATCGCTACCGCTCTCATCGCTTTTTCTTCATCGAcaagataaattttttaaacttaaattatacgtatcattatattaatagtttattataaatCAGCATGTCACGTAAATATACTTTAACGTCTATTAACTTAGACTTAACGAGAGgagcttatatattatatttttaaaaatatataagttgTTTTAAACATGAATAAATCATAAAGACTTAAGTAATCTATGATCAAAACCACATGGGCTAAAATAAACCTTAacccttttttaaacttaaataatatattattatattaattaattatttattatgagttaacatGATATATCAATAAACTTAGACATAACGAAAGAAACTTATATGatacgtttttaaaaatataaaaattattttagacgtaaataaattataaaaaaataagtgatccataaataaaattataagggttaaaataaattttaatcttaaaaaaatattatgtatatgtatgaatagtttttttttttaatcaatgacGTGGAGATGAGATTCGAATACCATAAAATTTTTCCGATAAAACTAGCTGATACCGCCATGTCCATTTAATCAGCAACACGTTTGGTCAACTAGATCAGGCGCTCCTTGCACCAACACATGGTGTCCAAAGCTTGGAACCTTGTCAAGCTTGTCTCAGCCGCAGCTTTCAGTTCGGTATGCTGATAAATATGTAATAATTCTTGGAGGACAATCAATTGCATTAACTAAAAACAAACACAACCTGCAGTGGTCGCTGGAATGCTATTGGCATTTGCACGAGAAAATTCACAGCCGAAAGAACGCTCTCTGTCGGCACGTCGCCCAACTTTCGCCAGCTTTGACATGTGACGAGAGGCGAAACAACGCAGGAATTCGAGCTTAGTGGACTCGGAAAACTGCACAAGAACATGTCACAGCTCCAGTGACCAATACAGGCATCCGTCTATGCAAGTCAGGAGAACCACCCGATCTCATCTAATCGAAGTATATGAAAGTGAGAACTTGCGTACCAGCTTGCTTCGCCTTGATGAGTTCCGCCATCAACGCCGATTTCTTAGAAATGGTCTGAAGCACCTGCAAATCATGTAAGCATTCCTTTCAGCAACCGAAAAAAAATCAACTCCATATACTTCCTGCTGTTTGACTTCGTATGGCAGCACCAACTCAGAGACCTGAGAATGGCATGACTCCCATATACTTCCCTTTCAGCAACGCAAAAGTACAAACTGCATGCATTGGATATCACATTCTTGCCAAATAATGGAATTTTCTTAGAAGCTGGAAATAATAACCAAAGCTGTAAAGACCTCTATCGAGTTGGTCAGTAGTTCTTTTGACAGAAGACTTATGAATTTATATCACACAGAGGTCACAACATATTGGTTaatctataaaactcagtttagaatctacaatcaGTTGTCCTCAACACCACCGAGGACACAACTGGTTTTGCCATCAAGAACCCTTGGTTACCTTTATATACTGAATTAGCTGTACATCAATCACTGTACAGAAATGTCAAGGTTAATACTGGTATTCTACTGGAAATGGAATCCTCTTGCTCCTACTCTAGCTCAGTCTCTGAAACAGCCTCTTCAGGAAGATCAAAAGCATCAACCTCAGCAAAATAGGCCCGCTGTTTCTCTATGAAATCCTGAGGCAACAAGGATTTGTTGATAGCTTCAGGCACCACATATCGCTGCCTCTGTACATACCACAGCACCACATGGAGAAAATTAGCATGATAAAACGGTGCATTACTAGAAAAGATAACAGAATGTCAAATCGTGGAAAGCATAGTATGAGAAAATAATAATGTACAATGCAGGACAGAAGTAGAAGAAATGATGTACACTATAAGATGGAACAATAAAAGTATTAAATCTCAGCTTTCCCAAAAATCTAGACATTATAGCCAAAACTTGAACGTCAAACATCTGTTAATTGTGGCAAAGAACAATACACCTATTATTAATTGCGACACTCCTTTGAGCCGTATTCATGACACAAACGACTTTTGATCAATGTTTGTTTAACCACCCGAAATGGAATGATACGTAACGATCTAGCCGATACGTGGGCCACCCTGTTTCGGATGAtccaattaaattaattaaaaattaaagaaatggtGGGTTCTGTCCAAATCAGtgttaataaagaaaaaaaaaacagattagAGCTCACAAACGTGAGTACTCTTCTTGCCTAAGATGCCACCGCCTCACTATCGCCGCTTTGCCACTACTGCTTTGACACTTCCTCGTCGCTGTTGTTGCTGCTTCAATGATGCCATTGCCTCGCTGCTGCCACCAGTGCAGCCGCTGCCTCCCAAGTGTGTTGTCACTGCTCTTTTCCTGCTCTCCTTTCTTCTTCCTtattccttcctccttcctcctctgttCCTCTATCACCCCTtccacttctctctctttttcttcctcgctAAACCACTGATACGCACTGGCATACCGTGTGTCGGTACACCAGTACAAACCAGTCCGACAAATTGCCGAAACGGGTCCTATACCCAAAAAGGCAATCCCTGCTTATGATTGTCATATACTAGAAACAACAGACGAAACTAATTTACACTGCATTACCATCAGTTTCCACTTGCATACCATTTAAACCATACTAGGAAACACAATATCTACGGATGAGATTTGCATGTTGAATGCCTACCTAAAACAATGGATGAAATATAAATGCTGAGAGAAAATCTGAAAAATCACCAAGCCAAATCTATAGAAAGATCAAGAAGATGTGTCCAATCAACAAAACTagattaaaaaaactataaaacATTATGTGCTATTGAAGACATACAGTTGTCCCCTCCAGAACAAGcagaaagacaaaaaaaaatggtGCCCGAGTGCTGAAGAAGTCTCAGAAAAAGATGTAACAAAAAGATTCTTGTGAACAATGTATTCAACAACACTGCTccaataaaagaaaatataaatattttaaagaagGTTTCGCTTCTCATGCATAATGCATACACAATGAAGAATTTCAATATTTGCAAATGCACTCACTGTTCATGTTATTTTATGCTATCTATTTTATTTTGAAAGCAATTTATTATCTAATCGTTGCTTCTAACTTGCTTCAACCATTTTTAAAACTAACAAAAGAATTTTTTAAGTGAAACCAACCACTAACAGGCtccatttttttaagaaaaaacaaaGCAAGAACAAACCTTTTTGCGTTTCTCAAATGGAACTGAAAATGCCTTTCGTCCACTGGCGATGGCATCACCCATCAGTTTTCCACTGCTGAAAGATACGAACAACATTAGAATATAATATGACAATACAAAAGTACTGAGCATAACTGATACACCTGTTTCACAGCACTAGTTGCTTGCATTTAACAACTGTCTttttccatccaattacccactcAGACTAAGAACAGACGCCTTCTTCACAGCACAAATAGCTTGCATTTAACAACAGTTCTCCCATCCAATTACCCACTCAGATTAAGACCATTTGTATGAGACATTATATCAAATGAACTCTATCTCTACTGAGGTGTCATCTTCATTTTGAACGTATAAATTTCTTCCATACAAGCATAGCTCTCAACAAGAAGAACTTAAGAGGCTCAAGCAGAACAAGGAATGAACTAGCAACAAAAGGGCTGCAAACAATCTTTTAAGAGATAGATACTCCTTTGCAGAATAATCTTGaccatatcataaaattttaaccaCACCAACTCATTAGAAAATTTTCACATTAATACAATAAAATAAACTGACTGATGATAGTATGATACTACAGAGAGCATGACTAACAAAATGCTGCAACACCCACGAAGTTAAATCAAGAAACAACAAAAGATCATTCATAAGCGAAAAGAATGTGACTGCAAGGAAATCGTTATATTACTTGGTTGTAACTGTCCAAGTTTGTAGGAGGCAGTAGCTACCATTGCTACAGCTTTTCAATCATGGAATCGAAGGGACTGAACAATGAATTGTCATCACTCTATGCCCCAAAACAAAGAATTAGAAATACACTTGCCTCGCCTGACTCCACATATCATCCAATATTCCAACTACCCCTGATAGGTGGTGGGAAGCTCAATAGGAAGAGGAAGATTCTGAAAGTCAATGTAGCAGAAGATGCAATGCAAATCTTTTAGCATATTAAAAGATTAGATTCTAGTTTAAAATGAACTTTTAGAATGGACTTAAATAGGCATTTATGCATGGCAACATTATATAGTTTTATGAGTTTAAGCAATACAAAATAAAAGTTAGCCACAACGAAGAATGCAAAACAATATAAATGTAATGAGGTGATATTATAAATGCGCTACGCACTCGACAGTTCTAATCTTTTCAGCCGGGGGGCAACTGGATGTCGTGCAGGGTTCTTTACCCTTAGACTTTGTACTCCTCAGAATACTCCGTGTATAAACTACAGAATGCACAGATTTGTCGCAAGTAACACCATCTCCACCTGCAACATGTATAAGGAGTTTACACCACTAGTGAATTCCCTTTTGTTGAATAGAGATGCTAAAAAATGTCACCGAAAGTTGGTTCTTAGAATCATTAAAGATATTACCATAAACCACATAGCATAACCAAATACAACTTCCCTGATACTAATGAGACATATCAAGAGAAATTAAAGATAATATATACAGACAATCAACATCTGCAGTTTATTTTCACAATTGAAATATCTGACTCATGTCTGCCATGACCACATCACCTTCAGAGAAGAAAGGTTTTGCAGATGGTGTTTCACTATATCCACAGGAACCCACTCTTTAGCTTCCATCAACTCAAAGCTTCAACCAATTAGAATCCTAGAGCCTCTTTATGCAAAACTAGTCCAGCATCCATGAATATCAGTGTTGAAGCGCCCAAAACGAGTTATAAGTTATTGTTTACAAAAACATAGGTAGCAATTATGCCATGGATGAAGTACTATAACATGGCTATGGCTGAGTTTCTATGAATTATAGAGGAGTGACAACCATTTAGCCACATCATTGCACCTTCAGTGTTACTGATTACCAAAAATTTACTACTCAAAGGACAAACAAC
This DNA window, taken from Musa acuminata AAA Group cultivar baxijiao chromosome BXJ3-7, Cavendish_Baxijiao_AAA, whole genome shotgun sequence, encodes the following:
- the LOC103992528 gene encoding uncharacterized protein LOC103992528 — translated: MSELAAQLDETSASATPTPSNPINGKPAVVRIKRYSSRRQQQKDKKRTPLADLTNATSSSSPRLHLEEREPDPKSALPPPSIPPATSVRGAEGEHGGTSVVPTSPQGVKESFLGPGGDGVTCDKSVHSVVYTRSILRSTKSKGKEPCTTSSCPPAEKIRTVDSGKLMGDAIASGRKAFSVPFEKRKKRQRYVVPEAINKSLLPQDFIEKQRAYFAEVDAFDLPEEAVSETELE